The Methanolobus sp. WCC4 genome includes the window CAGTTCAGTCTCCTTTACCATATCGCTCATTCTATCGCCCCCAGTACTAGTCCCAGGAGTGCCATTCGCACCGGTACTCCGTAGAATGCCTGTTTGAAATAGCATGCATGGGGTGTATCATCTATCTCTGTATCTATCTCGTTCACTCTGGGTAGCGGATGCATGATCTTCAGTTCCGGTCTTGCATTCTTCAGCGTTTCCATTGTTATCTTCAGTTTATTGGCAACCTTACGATATTCAGCAGGATCCGGGAACCTTTCTTTCTGTATGCGGGTCATGTAGAGCACATCGACATCAGCAATGGCTTCCTCGATCGAGTCGCTTTCTGTGATCACCGCACCCCTTGCAGCAATGTCATTGACTATCTCTTCCGGCATACGCAGTTCCTTTGGTGAGATGAGTGTGATCTGTGCTCCGTAGAGTGACAGTGCATAACATAGTGAGTGAACGGTCCTTCCGTATTTCAGGTCACCTGCAAGAGCTATCTTCAGGCCGTCAAGTTGGCTCTCACGCCTTATCGTATAAAGGTCAAGGAGTGTCTGTGTAGGATGGTGGCCGGCCCCGTCTCCTGCATTAAGTACGGGTACTCCGGAGAACTCCGATGCAAGCAGTGCAGCCCCTTCTTTAGGGTGGCGTAACACGATGGCATCGACATATCCATCGACAACCCGGACCGTATCTGCCAGTGTCTCTCCCTTTGCTATGGAACTCGCATCTATCGATCCCAGATTAAGTACATCCCCGCCAAGTCTTAACATCGCTGTCTCAAAGGACATCCTTGTCCTTGTGCTTGGTTCAAAGAAAAGTATAGCAAGGATCTTGCCGGAAAGCAGGTCCGACCTCTGTTCCCCACGTGCGATCGGTTCCATCCTTTCAGCGGTATCGAGGATGTGGTCGATCATTTCCCTGGAGAGGTCCCTTGTCGAAATGATATGGTTGTCCTTGAAATTCATCGACTACAAAAGGAATTGCATGGAATATAATATTTGCCTGACATCAGTCTCTGATCAGAACTGACAGCCTCTTTTCTTTATTTTATCTGCAAGCTCGTCCCACTTCTCTGTGTCTACATCTTCGCATATGTGCCTGTTCTTGAAAATAGCCTTTCTCTTAGAGGGGGTCGTCAGTTCTTTGAGGTCCATCATGGCTCTCCTGACACCGGCTGCCTTGTCAAATAGGGCCTTTGCCTGCTCACAGCTCAAAGGCTCGGTTTCAAGACGCTCTTCGTATTCTCTTTCCTTCTCACAGAGCATTTCCAAAAACTGGTCAATATTATCCAGTTCATCCTTGTTCAGTTTTGGTCTGTTGACTATCTCCCAGACTATCTCATGAAGGTCTACATCCTTTCCTTCGATCCTCACTTTCCGGGGTATGGCCTCTCCTACCCAGAACAGGCTCTTATGGAGTCTGTTAAGCAACTTCTGTCTTTCCTGCTCGGATATCTCTTCTATATCTTCCATTTTCCCAGCCTTTTTGTCTATAGTTACATTTTTCCCGTGATTAAATTTATAGGTTTTCAAGTATTTTAGTAGTGTAAGTATATCCAAAGGTGATCTTATAAGACCAATCATTCAGGTAGCTCTGGACCTTCTGGAAACGGACAGGGCAATACAGATAGCAAAGGAATCAGTAGAAGGGGGAGTTGACTGGCTTGAGGCCGGAACCCCTCTTATCAAAAGTGAGGGCATGGATGCCGTAAGGAAGCTCAGTGAGGCTTTTCCTGAAAGGACCATAGTCGCGGACATGAAGATCGCTGACACCGGTGCCATGGAAGTGGAAATGGGAGCAAAGGCCGGTGCCGATATCGTGGTCATACTCGCCAGTGCGGACGATTCCACCATACAGGAATCAGTACGTGCTGCAAAGAAATATGGAGTAAGGATAATGGCTGACCTCATATCTGCCGCAGATCCTGTCTCCCGTAGTGTGGAGCTGGAGCAGCTTGGTGTGGATTACATCAATGTTCACGCAGGGATCGACCAGCAGATGACAGGTCAGGATTCACTTTCACTTATGAAGCAGATCGTCAGCAGGGTGACCATCCCTGTTGCTGTAGCAGGCGGTCTTGATGCCGCATCCTGCTCAGAGGCCGTATCTGCAGGCGCTGACATAGTGATAGTTGGTGGGAACATCGTCCGCTCGGCCGATGTGACTGCCTCAGCAAAGGCGATCAGGGAAAGTGTGGATTCTCCCTCAAGCGCACCAGTGGTTAAGCGGTCCGTGGATGAGGATATCCGCAGGATCCTTGAAGGGATATCGACATCGAACATTTCCGATGCCATGCACCGTAAAGGTGCCATGCAGGAGATCTACTCGATGCTTCCCGGAAAGAGGATGGTTGGTACGGCGGTCACGGTCCAGACCTTCAAGGGTGACTGGGCCAAGGCTGTGGAAGCTATCGATGAGGCGAAGGAAGGAGATGTCATTGTCATCTATAACGGCAGCAGGCATGTGGCTCCATGGGGCGGCCTTGCAACATTGAGTGCGTTGAACAAAGGCGTTGCCGGCGTTGTCATAGACGGTGCGGTCAGGGATATCGATGATATCCGTAACATGGACCTGCCTGTCTTTGCCACATGTAATGTTCCCAATGCAGGCGAACCAAAAGGTTTTGGTGAGATCAACTCTGAGATCGTCTGCGGGAATCAGACTGTAAGGCCGGGGGACTATATAGTAGGCGATGACAACGGTGTTGTGGTAATACCGAAAGAACGTGCCTATGAGATCGCAAGGCGTGCGAAGGAGGTTGAAAAGACCGAGCTGCGCCTTTTCGAGGAGATCCGCAGGGGTTCTACCCTGTCAGAGGTCATGAAACTTAAGAAATGGGAGAAACACTGATATGATCGAAATATTAAAAGTGCTGGCATGTATGCCATTCCTGCTCTATGCATGTTATGCTGATATCAAGACACGCCGCGTTGCCAATGAAGTATGGGTGGTGATGTTCGGTGTCGGCTTTATCTTCATAATGTACGACCTTATGGCATACGGTCTTCCGTATCTCATACGCAATGTCCTTTCTTTCCTGTTCATATTCGCATTCGTGTACGTACTCTTCCAGCTTGGTGCATTCGGTGGTGCCGATGCCAAGGTACTGATGACCATTTCACTGATCATCCCCACGTTCCCGAGGATAATGCTTGGTTCAACATCACTCCCGCTTAACGGAGTACCTTTCATCGATCTCTTTGCGTTCAGCGTTTTCGGGAATTCCGTGATACTCACTGTGATCGTACCTGCAGGGCTTTTCCTGTACAACCTGTTAAAGAACCCGTCCGAATCTTTGAAACGACCCCTGTACATGTTCATCGGTTACATAACTCCGATATCGAAACTGGAAAAAGGGCACTTCCGTATGATCGATTCGTATGAAGATACAGGGGAAGATGTGAAGTTCAGTTTCTCAAGGTCGGGAACAGAACTTACATCCGGTGTTATTTCGGAACTGAAAGGTTTCCAGAATGAAGGAAAAGTTAAGGATGGTGTATGGATAACTCCGGGCCTTCCGTTCATGATACCCATAACTGCCGTTTTCCTCACAGCAGTGATCTTCGGAGACCTGATATTCTACATTACACTGCAATTCATGATGATGTGAATTGCTTTGATCTTTTTTTTTTTCTGTCCTTTTTTGCATCAGGTTTTAATATTCCTTAGTTCCAATTATTTATTGGAGATAGGTTTATGGCAGAAAAGACACCTGAAGATAAGAAACAGAAAAAAGACGATGGTAAGGAAGCAAAGGTAAATCCTGTTCACCCGGGGGATGAGAGGGTTCGCCCGAAAAGACACCTGCTGGACACCTGTGAATAATTGTCTTTGATCCCGGTTGTTAATCATTTCTTTTTGATAAGTGACCGGTACACTTCTTTTATTTCCTCATCGGAATAATTGCCGCCCAGTTTATCCTTTATACTTCTTATGAGGTCATCTTCCAGTTCATCCAGTGCCCTGAGGACTATTTCTTTTTTAAGTGCAGGTTTTGGGATAGCTGACCCTGATGACTTTTTTTGACTTCTCTTTTTCGCGGGAGCTTTAGGTACAGCTCTCTCACTGTTGGCAGTTTCCGGTTCCAGTGTCTCCAGATGTTCTGAAATCTCCTTGATGAACCTGTCACCGTATTTCTTCAGTTTATACTCACCGACACCTGTTATCTTCAATAGTTCTTCTTTGCTTTGTGGTTTTCTGGCAGCCATCTGGCGGAGACTGGTGTCTGCGAATACGATGTATGGTGGCACATCCTGCATCTGGGCGAGGTTTGCGCGCAGTTCCTTCAGTTTGTCGAAGAGGTCCCTGTCAGGGTCATCATTGACCCTTCTGTGTATGACAGAAGCCGGCTCGAAGCGCACATCTTCCACAGTGGCTGAGGTCACAGGTTCATAGTCTTCCTGACACTCGTTATCTACCACCCTTGTGAAGGTCACCATCCTTTTACCGGAAAGCACTTCCTGGCTCTTCCTGTTCAGCTTGAGCAACGGGTAGCGTGCACCTTCTACCTTGATGACATCCTGGCGGACCATTTCCCTTGCCATTTCCAGCCAGGAATCTTTAGTGTGCATATCCCCCTGGCCGTAGTATTTGAGAAGGTGGTGTTTCTTATCGGTCACTTTCTTCGCCCGGCTGCCGGCAAGCACGTCGATGACGTGGTTCATGCCAAATCGCTGGTCCAGTTCGGTTATGCAATTGATAAGCAGTTTTGCTTCTGTTGTGCCATCCACTTCCATGCGTGGCTGCAGGCAGACATCGCACTTGCCACAATTATCCTCGGTAACTTCCTCTCCAAAGTATCCAAGCAGCACCTTGCGGCGACAGGTGTTGCTCTCACAGTAATCCACCATGTCGTTCAGTTGTTTGAGGGCGATATCCCTCTCTTCCTTCTTGCCTTTCTGCTTGATGAAATACTCGATCTTGTACTTGTCACCACGACTGAAGAAGAGCACACATTCGCATTCAAGTCCGTCCCTTCCACCACGTCCCGTCTCCTGATAATATCCCTCAAGGTTCTTGGGCAGGTCATAGTGGACAACGAAACGGACGTTCGGTTTATCGATCCCCATGCCAAAGGCTATCGTCGCCACAATGATGTCTGTCCTGTCCTTGATGAACATCTCCTGGTTCCTGGCTCTTTGCTGGTCGGTAAGTCCGGCATGGTAGGGCAGAGCATTGAATCCGTCCTTTTTGAGCTTGGTGGCAAGGCTGTTGACCGTTCTGCGGCTCTGGCAATAGATTATGCCGCTTTCGCCCTTTTTCTTTCTCAGGTAGCGGAGAAGGTTTGGATATGTGTCCTTCTTTGCCCTGATCCGGTAGAAGAGGTTCTTACGGTTAAAGCTTGCAACGTACGTCCCGCAATCTTTGATGCCGAGCTGCTGGATAGTATCCTCCCTGACCTTTGGCGTGGCGGTTGCCGTAAGTGCGATAATGGGTACTTGCGGGAACTTCTTCTTCAGCATGTTGAGCTTGCGGTACTCCGGTCTGAAATCATGTCCCCATTCGGATATGCAATGGCTCTCATCGATGGCAAAAAGGGATACATTAAGACCTTTCAGGAGACTCATGGTGCTTGACATGACAAGCCTTTCAGGTGCCACATACAGGATCTTTATCTCGCCTCTTTTCAGTTCCTCGTATATCCGTTTAGATTCGGCAGGTTTCAGGGTACTGTTAAGGTATGCCGCATCGACACCATTCTCTCTCAGGCTGTCCACCTGGTCCTTCATGAGTGAGATAAGGGGTGAGACGACCACTGTGATGCCATCCTTGAGAAGGGCAGGAAGCTGGTAACAGAGGGATTTCCCGCCGCCTGTGGGCATCAGCACGAAAGTGTCCCGGTCGTTTAGCACGTCATTTATTATGTCCTCCTGAAGAGGGCGAAAATCAGAATATCCAAAGTACTTCCTGAGAGTTTCGTGCATCTTTAGAC containing:
- the pyrB gene encoding aspartate carbamoyltransferase, which gives rise to MNFKDNHIISTRDLSREMIDHILDTAERMEPIARGEQRSDLLSGKILAILFFEPSTRTRMSFETAMLRLGGDVLNLGSIDASSIAKGETLADTVRVVDGYVDAIVLRHPKEGAALLASEFSGVPVLNAGDGAGHHPTQTLLDLYTIRRESQLDGLKIALAGDLKYGRTVHSLCYALSLYGAQITLISPKELRMPEEIVNDIAARGAVITESDSIEEAIADVDVLYMTRIQKERFPDPAEYRKVANKLKITMETLKNARPELKIMHPLPRVNEIDTEIDDTPHACYFKQAFYGVPVRMALLGLVLGAIE
- a CDS encoding DUF5788 family protein translates to MEDIEEISEQERQKLLNRLHKSLFWVGEAIPRKVRIEGKDVDLHEIVWEIVNRPKLNKDELDNIDQFLEMLCEKEREYEERLETEPLSCEQAKALFDKAAGVRRAMMDLKELTTPSKRKAIFKNRHICEDVDTEKWDELADKIKKRGCQF
- the hxlA gene encoding 3-hexulose-6-phosphate synthase yields the protein MQVALDLLETDRAIQIAKESVEGGVDWLEAGTPLIKSEGMDAVRKLSEAFPERTIVADMKIADTGAMEVEMGAKAGADIVVILASADDSTIQESVRAAKKYGVRIMADLISAADPVSRSVELEQLGVDYINVHAGIDQQMTGQDSLSLMKQIVSRVTIPVAVAGGLDAASCSEAVSAGADIVIVGGNIVRSADVTASAKAIRESVDSPSSAPVVKRSVDEDIRRILEGISTSNISDAMHRKGAMQEIYSMLPGKRMVGTAVTVQTFKGDWAKAVEAIDEAKEGDVIVIYNGSRHVAPWGGLATLSALNKGVAGVVIDGAVRDIDDIRNMDLPVFATCNVPNAGEPKGFGEINSEIVCGNQTVRPGDYIVGDDNGVVVIPKERAYEIARRAKEVEKTELRLFEEIRRGSTLSEVMKLKKWEKH
- a CDS encoding A24 family peptidase C-terminal domain-containing protein is translated as MIEILKVLACMPFLLYACYADIKTRRVANEVWVVMFGVGFIFIMYDLMAYGLPYLIRNVLSFLFIFAFVYVLFQLGAFGGADAKVLMTISLIIPTFPRIMLGSTSLPLNGVPFIDLFAFSVFGNSVILTVIVPAGLFLYNLLKNPSESLKRPLYMFIGYITPISKLEKGHFRMIDSYEDTGEDVKFSFSRSGTELTSGVISELKGFQNEGKVKDGVWITPGLPFMIPITAVFLTAVIFGDLIFYITLQFMMM
- the recQ gene encoding DNA helicase RecQ, with protein sequence MKNKYGLKMHETLRKYFGYSDFRPLQEDIINDVLNDRDTFVLMPTGGGKSLCYQLPALLKDGITVVVSPLISLMKDQVDSLRENGVDAAYLNSTLKPAESKRIYEELKRGEIKILYVAPERLVMSSTMSLLKGLNVSLFAIDESHCISEWGHDFRPEYRKLNMLKKKFPQVPIIALTATATPKVREDTIQQLGIKDCGTYVASFNRKNLFYRIRAKKDTYPNLLRYLRKKKGESGIIYCQSRRTVNSLATKLKKDGFNALPYHAGLTDQQRARNQEMFIKDRTDIIVATIAFGMGIDKPNVRFVVHYDLPKNLEGYYQETGRGGRDGLECECVLFFSRGDKYKIEYFIKQKGKKEERDIALKQLNDMVDYCESNTCRRKVLLGYFGEEVTEDNCGKCDVCLQPRMEVDGTTEAKLLINCITELDQRFGMNHVIDVLAGSRAKKVTDKKHHLLKYYGQGDMHTKDSWLEMAREMVRQDVIKVEGARYPLLKLNRKSQEVLSGKRMVTFTRVVDNECQEDYEPVTSATVEDVRFEPASVIHRRVNDDPDRDLFDKLKELRANLAQMQDVPPYIVFADTSLRQMAARKPQSKEELLKITGVGEYKLKKYGDRFIKEISEHLETLEPETANSERAVPKAPAKKRSQKKSSGSAIPKPALKKEIVLRALDELEDDLIRSIKDKLGGNYSDEEIKEVYRSLIKKK